The genomic region CCTTTTGCCGCAAGATGAGCGCGGCCAACTACTGTTCGAAGAGCGACAGCATTAACAAGGGAAACTGCATGAGCTGTCGGGAAATATCGAGTGGATTCACGGGGCAGTATTCGCCTGAGGACTTAGCCAATTCATGCGCTCTTTGTTCTGGAGATCCCTTGTGCTCCACGGGTGGTTCTTATTTCGCCTATCGTGCAGCAGTTGGAAATACCACCCTTGCCGGTGGCAATAGCTTATCGCCGAATTTGCCGGGCACAGCGGGAGCAGGGAGCGGGGGAGGCTCGGGTTCATCGGTGGGAGGAGTGTCAACAGGATCTGGTGGGGCTGGCACTGGCGGGAGCGGACCTTTTGGCCAATCCTTGACTGGAGGAGGATCTTTGGCAGGTGGTACAATGCAAGTTCAAAATTCTGGAGCGAATCAATATCGAATTTCAAGTTCACACGGTCAGAGCAACTTTCGAGTTCACTCTTCGGTCATTCAACGGTTTTGTCAACAAGGCTCAATGGTTGGTTGTGGCCCCTTGGTCGGTGTCTCGGGAGGCAGGGGAGTCTCAAGCAGCCCAAGTGAAGGGGAGAGTTTAACAGGAGTGGGTGCCCAATAAGTTTTATCGATTGGGCGCCGGGGTGATTTCGGAAGTGCGGGTGTTATGTATAGGGTTTTTCTGATTTGTACACTTTTATTTGGATTTGAGGTGAATGCCGAAGGCGATTCACTTCCTGTGCCTATTCAGGATATTACAGTTGTAACGATGAGTAAGGGTGGGGAATTAAAGGAGTTTTCTGAAGCCTATGCGATTGAGATTGCCGCTATTTTAGAAACTCCACTCCATCCTGAAAATTACTTCCCTGTGAATCTAGAAAAGTCAAATTGTTCGCAGATTGAAGAAGATCTTGGGATGGAAGTAAACTATTTATTGGAGCTCCCAATAATGATAGGTTCTCTTGTTACATCCAAAATTGCACTTTTGAACGAGTCGCAGAAAGAAACTCTAAAGAAAGTACCTTTTTGTGAGCCCTATTTACTTGATTTGAAAATAATCGCTCTTCAGCTCGATGGGTGGAAGTTGGTAAAAAGAGAGATTGTACCCCCTAATAAAATCCCTTCTAAACTGAAGAAGGCTTAATATCTTTCCTTCGACAGGCACAGAGACATGAGATGGTAAGTTTTGAAGATCTTTATAAGCAATATGCGAAACTGGTTTTTACGGTTGCGAATCGGATTGTTTTGTCGGCGCCTGTTGCGGAGGAGATAGTGCAAGAGACTTTTATTAGGTGTTTTGGAAAATTGAGTGAAATAAGGCAAGAGAATCCAAAATATTGGCTTGTGAAAGTTGCAACAAACCTGAGCCTTGACGAAATCCGTCGAAGGAGATCCAGAGGTTCGGACCTGTTTTCTACCCTCAGTCGGGCTTTCCCATTGTTTACTACGACCATTGGGACAAGAGTTTCAAACCGGCAAAGATCCCAATTGATTCTTGAAAAGTTAAGTTCTGATGAGAGAGCACTTGTTGTCCTGCGATTGACTTATGACTATAGTTACTCGGAGATAGCTGATATTCTTGAATTACCTGAAGGAACAGTGAAGTCAAAGATTTCGCGCCTTCTGGATAAGTTGCGAGAGGAGGTAAAAGAAGTTGAGTGATACTGATGACCAGGTCGAAAAAGAATTGCGTCAGACGATGGATCTTGATTCTCTCGAGATGGATGAAGACCGCAAAGATCGAATGTGGATGAAAATCCAAAAGGCCACTTATGGGAACATTCAGGTTGGGGGCGTAGAATTTTCGCACAATGAAGAGGGATCTGTTTTTCGGTCGGCTGCTTTTCGCTCTGTGCCTCTTCGCTATGCTCTTTCTTTGATTTTACTTTTGGCGGCTCTTCTATTGTTCATTTTTGTTTAGAACTTTTATTTGTCCACCGTTGACAATGCAGACCAGAAACCTCGCTTTTTTGGAGAGGTCAGCATTATTTTGTCCATTTATGAATTCTGAGCATTCCTCTATTATTTCGTTATTTTTCAGCAAGAGGCATTCAGTTTGCGATTTCGCAAACGAGGGAGTGGTCAGCTCTTTGCTATTTAGTCTGAAGTAGCAATCGTCATAGATGATTCGGGCAGCATGAATCTGCTCTTGGCGATAGGGAGTTGAAGCTTGGTTGTGGGCCTCAGGAATGTGAAGATTTATGCAGGCTGGGAGGTTCGGATTAAAGTCAGCATGGCCGCAATCTTCAGTGCAGATCCCACACCTTTTTTCGAGAAAAGTGCATATTGAATCTCCGCATGATACGGATGGGTATTCTGTTGATATTTTCTTCAAGCGATCGCTGATCGCCTGGAGACAGCCAGAGAGCTTCAACTTTTGGTCACCTTTTGTCGTTTTCGCGTGCAAACCAGCGCAAGGGGAATCGACTCTATCGCAGGGGTAATCTTGACATTTTTCCAGGAGGTCCACATAAGAGATCCTGGATGACTGGCTTTCCTTGGTTTTCATGGGGCTTCTTTTTTTTGGTGGGCTCCTCACAGGATTGGGTTGATGAGATTCAATACCGGTATCGTTATTGGCAGGCCCTCTATTTTTAGACGGGTTCCAGTGAAAAAGAGTGAAATAGATGGTCGAGAGGAGAAATACAAAAGTGGAGATAGCCAATACGCCCTTGGAGGTTCGCTCTGATTGAGGATTTTTAGAATCACTTGGTTGAACCTTTCTTAATTCTTGCTCTAAAAGAAGGGCATTTGAGTATCGATCAGACACAGACTTTTTTAAGCACTTGAGAATAATCCGATCCGCAGTTGAAGGGATTTTTTTGTTAATTTGAGAAGGAGGTAGAGGCTCCGCATAAGAGATATTTGAGAATGTCTGGCCAAGCGTATTCCCGAGGAAGGGATGTATTCCTGTGAGTAACTGGTAGAAAATGATCCCCAAGGAAAAAATATCAGAGCGCAAATCCAGTGTGTCACCACGAATTTGCTCTGGAGACATTGAACAGGGGGAGCCAGTTAAATTTTTGGTCAAGTGCTGCTGAGAGTTTTGATCTTTAACAATTCCAAAGTCCATTATTTTGATATGCTCGTTCGAGTCGAGCATGATGTTTGCGGGCTTAAGATCTCTGTGAATCAAATTTGCTGCGTGAATGGCATGCAGACCTTGGCAAATCTGGATCATGATTCGCAGTGATTTCTTGATATCAATCTCCCTACGTCCTTCAAGAAGCACAGTGAGTTCCGACCCATCAATATACTCCATGCTAATGTAGGGATTTTTATCATCGGGACAAACATCAAAAATTCTTACAACGTGGGGGTGATTAATTTTGGCGAGATAATGAGCTTCATTGATGAAACGGTGATAAACCTCTGGTTGAATCTCGTCAGCAGGTATATTTTGGGGGAGGGTCTTGATGGCGACCTGCATGTTCAAATAGGGGTCATAGGCCAGATAGACATGGCCCATAGCACCCCTGCCGATTTCTCTCAATATTTGATATCGACCTATGTTTTTCACTTGAAGATATTCTAAACGAGAGAGGATTGGTCTGCACGCAGGAACTGAGGATGACTGGACGGTGGGAAGCGGAGAGAAGGGACATCATCCCTCTCTCCTCTTCTTTGGTCTATTATGGGTTTGCAATTGCATTGATGACAGCGGTACCTACGGCTTTAACTTTGGCACTGCCGGAGTTTGACATGACTACGACTCCAATTTTTAGATCATTGCGCCAAATGACATAGGCCTGGCTCGAGCGTGTTGCGCCGTCCTTGGAATAGAATGTTGTTCCTGTTTGATCCTTCTTGATATCAATTGCGTAGCCAATAGTTTGGTCGGGTCCGACAGTGGCGAGCGGCTTTATTGCCAGTCCAATGGCGTCTTTCAGGTGAGATTCCCGCAATCCGACCAGGTGTTCTAATAATCTATTCATATTATTTGCAGTGGATATGATTTCTCCTGCTCCAGCCATACAGCCCATATCACTAAAGGGGAGAGGATCGAGGGACGACAGGTCCGCTCGATAGCCCTGGGCCTTTCGAGACGTTGTATTTTCTATAAAGGCGGGGGTGTTGGTGCCCGTGTCATCCATACCGAGAGAGCGGGAGAAATTTATCTTTAATAACTCATCAAAATTCGAAGCACCCAAGGTGTCCTCGAGAGTGAGGCTGACCAACGTAATTCCGAGATTTGAATAGAGAAAGGTTCCAATTTTAGCTGGATTAGGCCGACATCCTCCGCCTTGAAGGCATGCGAGAAGCTGCGTTCTTTCGTAATGTCTGGCAGGGGACCACTCCAAGCTATCTCCGATTCCATCTTTATCTTCGTCTCTAAAGGAAGAAACATTCTCAGGGTAAGACGATAGTCCTGAAGTGTGGGAGATGGCCTGCTCAAGTGTAATAGACGGAGACAGGTCTGACTTAATCGGATCTTTGAAATAGGTTACAAGACTCTTTTTTGGATCCATGCGTTTGGAGACGACTTCTTGTGCCAGCATGATGCCGGTAAAAATTTTTGAGACAGATCCAATGCCGTAGAAGGTGTCCCCATCAGGGGTGAGACTCTCTCCTATTTTTTTGGTACCAAATCCCAGCACCTCAGAATATTTTGGTGAAACAATCCCAATGACAAATCCGGGTGACTTGTTGCTATCCGATCCCGTTGGGTCGACCATGGGAAGCACAATACTGGAAATTGTAGATTTTAGTTTTTCCGGAAGCGACTCTATCGCTCTTGGAACCAGTTTGTCGTTTAAAAATGAAATAAGGGCTGAGGACAAACCATCATCTTTCGCGGAGCCATAGTCTAATATCAGCTGAGTGTGGTCTTTTTCCTCAAAATGCTGGTGTTGGCATATTCGTTTGCCTAAAAGCAACTTGTCCTTAAAGGCGCTAGATCCTAGATTGCTAACATCTTGTTGGCTTCCATCCTTGAATCCCGCAGAGAAGAGAAGCATTGGTGGTGTGATTGAATCATTGACATATTCTGAAGGAGAGGCCTTTTTTTGCTCTGCTTCTGTTTTGCCAAAGATTGTTTTTAGGGCATTGATCTCTTGCTCTAAGGAAGTCCCAGCCATCAGGCGGATAGCTAGAGGAACGTCATAGGCATGGAAGTCGACAGCAATTACGGCTTTGACCGTGCCCTGAGTGATATTTTGTTCCTGAAAGTACCTTTTGTTACTAGCGGTGAGAGTGACCAAATGAGCCCCTGAGGAGAAGCCAAACAGAACTATGCGAGTGCTGTCTCCTCCAAATTTTTCTGCGTTTAGACTTATCCATTTCACCGCTCGCGCGACATCGACAGCTTGGTCCTCGTAGGTGGTTCTCTCGGAATTTCCTGTTGGGCCATTGAGTTGTAAATTGAGTCCACGTCGGTTGATGCTGGCAATCACAAATCCATTTTCAATGAGGGACTTGGGAAGTTTCTCATTTTTCTGCAAGTTCTCCTTATCTCCATCGATGACGTCGGGACCGGCCCAGCCTCCGCCATGAACATAAATAACAACGGGTTTTCTTTCGGTTGTGTTCTGGAAATAGACGTCGAGCTTATTGAACCTTGGATCCGATACCGGCTCGGCGTGGTAGGAGATATCTGCAATTTTTTTGGCATAGCCAAGATCAATCGATTCTCCGAGTTCTGAATTGGTTTGTTCGATCTCCTGGGGGTTCCAATTTTTGATTGGACTTCCAGGATTCGCGCATGAAACCATCAGCATGACCATAGACACTCTGAGCATTATTGTTTTCACTGGTTTTCCCTCCCTCATCACTTGCCAATAAGACGTTGGAGGGCCTCAGTTGGTTCCAATTACAGGCCAAAAATATTCTCAAAATGAGACATATCAATAAGTGATTGTTTATAAAGGAGAAAAATGAGCAAATTCTATTTGATAGCCTCAACAACATGACGGATCTTTGTGAAATCCTCTCCTCTGCAGCCGTCATTGGTACAGGAATTGGAGATATTGCAGCCATTCTTGGTGATATAGTCAGTCTCGCCTCTCACTAGAATTCCTTCCACTTGTCCTGTTTTTGAATTAAAAACAGGTGATCCGGAGTTTCCGCCATAGGTGTCTAGATTGGCGACGTAGAATTCTGCATTGATAGCTCGTACGCGAGCACCACCTGCAATTTTGACAGGAAGACCTGACGGATGTCCAACGACAAAAACCTCATCTCCTAGGCTTAACTCTCCTTGTGTTCTCAATTCCAGAGAGGATCGTCCAATGGCCTTTCGATCAATTCGAATCACAGCATAGTCTGCGCCACTGTTTGCAATCTCGGATTTAATGAGCTCGACACAGGAGTAGACCTGTTGATCATCGAAGATATCGTCCTGCGCCTCGGGACCCCTGAGAGCAAAGCCGAAAACGAGTTGGGTATTTTGACATTCCGCCTGAGATCGTACGCAATGTCCAGCTGTTGCTACGAGATTGGGTGCAACAAGAAAGCCTGTGCAAAACGCCGAGATTTGTTGATTGAAATAGGGTTCAGTCGTGCAAAGTCCATAGGCAGATCCATATTGCCTTCCGCCCAATTTGTATTTGGCACCGGGCAGATTTTGCAATTGCCCTCTATCAACGAGAGCTAAGGTGCTGTCAGCCAGCTCCTTTACCAAGGGGTCTTTGATTTCATAGTATTCCTGTCGATTGTCGACTCCATATATCACTTTTGGTTGAATACACAGAGGATCCCTCGAAGAGAGTGCTTCTGTAATTGGACTCCAGAGAAGAAAAATGCTGGTGACGGAAAATATGCGTGATAGCTTATGGATTAGATTTCTATTGATCATGGATCCCTCCTTGGAAATTTTTGATAGATAATGCTGATTTTGGTAAATCAGTCGCAGATAAACTGATAAACCAAGTCATGAGTTACTCATCTGAAATGAATTGAGGCTCTTGTCATCTATCGCTCACAATGAACAAACAACGTGAATTTTCTCATTATAGATGAAAAGAGCTAGAGTTAGAAAAACACCTTGAATTCAAATGAGAAAATGGCCTTCGGTCCATTTGAATTGATGGAGTTTACGTCTAGGAAAAATTCTCTCTAACTAAAAGTCTGAATAGACCAGGCTCTGTGGGTTTTTAGAATGAACCAATAAAGAAGTGCAGGCGCCAAGGGTCTTCGTTGCGCTCTTTGATGCGGTCCAATTTGAATCCGATATCAAGACTGACGGGTCCGACTGGTGTATTAAAGCGAACACCAAATCCTGCTGCATGTCGATAGGGTCTTTCAAAATGGTGACCCGAAACTTGAACGGCCCCTCCGTCATAAAATACGACCCCACCCAAGGAATTATAGACCGGAAAACGAAACTCACTCTTTATTAAGGAGTATTCGCTTTCTCTCTCGACAATCACTTCCTCATTTGGAAACTCAACTCCTTGCGGGATTCTTTCGTTTGAACTAGAAGCCCCCAAAGCCACGAATACTCGAAGTGCCACCCAAGTAAAAAATCTGGCTAACTGGAACTTTACTTCCAGGAAGGGTGCTGAGATTAGAAACATTTCCGTGTCTGAGCTGGTTTGCCCATACAAGACTTGGGGAGCCAAGATTCCAGAGATAGGTGTAAGAAATTTCGCTTTTTACAAAATTGACGTCGGACGAGGATCCAAAAGCTGGATCTGAGTAAGACAAGTTCCATCGGACATGGGAGCCGCGAGTGGGCACAAATGGATTGTCCCGCAGATCATAATCGAGAGTGGGGCCAAGAAGAGCAATCCGGTCAATTTGATCGGGACACTTTCCCGGCTGACCATCTAAGCAGTTACCATAACGCTCGAAGGTCTTGACGGAATCTAAGCTCCAAAGAGTCCATGTCAACTTGAAGTTGCGGGCAAGGTCTCGCTCTAGGAGAAAATCGACGCGGCTACTGTCAGAGATTTCAGTTAAAAGTGTGACGTCATTGAAGTTTGAAATTTGCTGCTGTCGAGTGAAATTAATGCGCCCTCTCGTGCGCGTAGAGAATAAAAAGGGTTCAAGGTATCCGATAGTGGCTCGGTGTGTAAGATACTTCACTTGATCTGGATTATATCCCAACTCCAGCCTTGCAGCTATGGTCCGCGCGGTACCCTCTATATTGTTAAATGAAACGGATGTAAATTGGCGGAGAGTAAGATCGCGTTCACTATCGGCTCCTACGCCGATTTTGAAAAGTCCAGGATCGCGCTCTCGCAGACTGATGAGAACGGTTCTTTGGGATATGGAAGTTCCTTCCTCAAGTGTGCGAATTCTTACCTGGCTAAAGATACCCAGTCGGTTAAGCCGCATTTGTGAATCTTCTATTTTTTCGGGAGTCAAGGTTTCACCGATGGAAAACTCAATCTCTCTGAGGATCACATAATCCTTTGTAAACTTATTACCCTCTAAATTAATTGCTGACACAATGATCTTAGGGCCCTCAAGGATTTCAAAACGCACGATGGCTTGGGTGCCCTTTTCGTTGTACTCGACGAGTTGGTTGTTGATGTTTTCAATTTTCATCTCCAGAAAACCGCGACTAAGATAAAAGGACTTGAGCCGATTGATACTCTCTTCAATTGTAGACAATCGAAGAGGAGCGTTGCTGTGAACAGTAACGACTTCATTCAATTCTGCTTCATTGAAGGCTTTAATTCCTAGGAAGTCGACTTTCTTTACTTGAGTGAGGGGCCCTTCATCCATGACAATTTTTATTTTTGCTTCCGATTTCTTGTTCGTAAACTCCGTTCTTAAGGACTGTATCCTTGCTTTGAGAAATCCTTGGTTGCGCAATTCGTTGATAAGATTCTTGTGCCCAAGCTCGATATCGATTCTGCTAAAATATCCGCTCTTGATCAGCTCCGAGCTATTATTTCGAATCAGCGCGGCGTAGTATTGCGGATTTCGTGAGATTCTCCCGCTGACATCCAGCTGTGCGATCAGGACTCGTGGGCCTTCGTAGATCAGGATTCGAGCTTTACGCAAAAACTGCTTGTTGTCTTCAATGATTTCTGTCGAAACTTGGGCGTGCGCGAATCCGCTGGCGAGGTACTTTTTTCGAATTCTCTCTGCTGCCTCAGAGATCGGGTCTCCGCCGTTCGGAGCGGCGTCCAGAGGGTTGAGTTCTCGGGAGATATCAAAAATACTGAGCTGCTTATAACCTATCACTTGGCGGTCGTATTTATAAGGATCTTGAATAGAATAGGTAAGGCTGGCCGAGGTACGGTCTGCATCGTATGTGATTTCAGGTTCCCCAATAACGGCACTCAAAAATCGTTCATTCTTAAGGAATTCTTCAGACGTCAGTTTGATGTTTTGTAAGACAACAGCCGTCAAAGCTTGGTGGCGGTATTTATGACTGCGGTACTGCAAACGCTGTCGAAGATAGGGATTGAGGGTGGTGAATTCGACAGCAGAAACTTTGCATGGACTTTGTTCGTCTATCACAAAGCTTGCTTCCAGACGACCATCGCTCGCATTTGCGAATCTTATTTCAACAATAGCATTGAAGTACCCTTGCTCTGAATAAAAAGCTTTCAGTCGTTCGCCACTCTCGGTAATCTTTCTTTTATCAAATTTGTCACCCTCTTTGAGTTCTATAATTTCTAAAAGAGCTGTCGTTGAAGCGATTCTATTTCCGGTAACTCTTATTCCTGAGAGGAGTTTAATGGCCTGGGCCTCAACTGAGATATTTCCCTCTGGACCCCGATAGGCAGATACTCGCTCAAAGGAACCATGTTCCATCAACAATCGGACCAGAAGGTCAATTTCAGATAAAGAGGAGCTGTTATCAAATAGCTCGGGAGATTTTTTACGGAGAAATTCAATAATCTCTGGCTGGGCGCCATGTATCTTCAGAGTCTGTGCAATCGCCGGAAAAGCGAATGCAAAACTCAGAGCAATAATAGAGGGAACAAATAGCGAAAACATGACCTACTTAAACTCCAATCGGTACTCAAGATCCACTCCAACTTTCTCGGTAGAAGTATCTTTGATTTCTGGATTTCCTTCCTTATTTTCCCATGTGCCAATAACAGAAAGCTTTTTGTTTACTTTATATTCAATTTTAGCATTGTTTGTCGGATTATTTTCGACTGTTCTGCTTGCTGAAATACCAAATTTTGGGGTCCACTGCTTTTTTAATGTTAAATTTGGTACGACGGCTTGATCGGCACCAGCGGCTCCAGACACGTCAACCTCTACCCCCGTCAATTTATTAATGTCTCCTAGTGGCTTTTGGAGCAGGGCTGAGCCTATTTGCAGAGTTGTCTGGGTTGCCAATTCTCCAGTTTGAAATTCCTTGCTATCACTTTCGCTTTTGGGTTTTATTCCGAGAGCCAAGAGGCTAATGATCTCGGATTCAGCCAAAGGGGGTTGGCTAGATAGGTTAAACTGAGGATCTTTGGCTCGCCCTTGAATTAACAGGTTAATATCATATTCATCTTTGACCCTCGAGCTGGCATTGAGAAATATATTTGGATTATCGGAGTCATCGCCTGAAAAAACAACCTGACCTACCGCGACATCAAATGGCGTTTCATGGAAGAAGACCTTTCCATCTTTTTCCAATGAGAGTTGTCCCTTGAGAGAGGGTGCAGAAATTTCTCCACTGACTTTAAGAGATCCTGAAAGGGGTGAGTTGACCAAAGAGTTTTTGACAAGAATTGGACGCTTCAGAATGACATTCCAGTCGAGAAGAAAGGGCTGAAATTTGTCTTCAATCAGAAAATCAGGTAAAAAACTAGATGGTTTGATTTTCCCGGCTTTCTGGGCATTTCCATCAATCTCTTTGGAGACTTCTCCCTGACTAACTTGGTATTCGCCTCCCAAAATATAGGGGAACCAATTTCCTTTCAAAAAGAAATCACCCGACCCCTTTGTTTTTACTCCTTCAGGAATCGTAAGACTGACATCTTTGAATCGACCCTTTACATCAATCAGGACCTCATTCATTTTTTTCACCTGAATTTTTCCGTCTGCCGCGAAGGGGCCGCCTCCCAACTGTCCGCTGGCCGAGTTGATGACAATCTTTTTATGGCTAAAGAGCAGATCCGCCCGGATCTGCTCAAAAGATTGTGGGAAGTCCCTTATCCTGAGTAGGCCATTATCTATAAATGCTGATCCCATTACCTCTGGATTTTCCCAGTCGCCTTTTAATTGTCCAGAGAGAGAAAGAACGCCCTTCAAATCATCAAGAAACGGCAAAAAGAGAAGAGCCAGCCCCATGTCGAGCTTTCCATTTACTCCTATGTTTAGGCGATCCTTTGAGGTGTCTTTAATAGCAACAGAAACAAGAGAACCTTGGCCTTGAAGGTTAAAGGTCTCTGATCTCAACGTGCCTTCTCGTACTTCCAAGTTGATCGGTCTATTTAATGCAAGAGTGGTATTTCCTCTCCGAACCGTGAAATCATCGATCTTAGCGTAACCAGAACTCTTGAAAAGACCTCCATTGCTGGAGCTTAAGTCAATGGTTGAGGTGAATTTAGAATCGAAATCTACTTTTCGCCCTGGTCCGGAAAAGACGGTGAACAATTGGGTAAAATTGAGATCATTCGCTTCTACAAAAAGACGAAATGGCCCATCATTTGAAAAGGGAATTGTAAAGTCTGTCTTAACGAGATTTCCCATAATGTTGCCCCCACCTTGTAGAGCAAGTGGAGTTAACTTAATTTTAAGATTGGAGTCCTCAAAGGGTTTATCTGCAATCACCAATTGGGAAAGTCGAAGATGTATGTCTGTTTTTGGGTTGCGAATGGGACCACGCAATGAAGTCGTAAAATCGACAAGTCCAGTCACATTTAGGTTAATTTTTTCGATATTTTCAGACTGCTCAAGTCGCAAATTTCTTCCTAGGACAACAGCGTCAAGAATTCCGTTGGAACTGAGTCCCCCATCAAAGGAGATTCGACCTGTCGCTTTTGACAGATGAGCTTGTCGCAGTTTAACATTTCCATTTGTAGCTCCGGCATTGAGAATTAACTCGTCGAAACTTTCGTTGCCTAAGGTTCCTCGATAGAATGCAGATCTAAGATCAAAATTTAACTGATTAAGGATCAGTGGGCCGGATACTTTTATTTCTGCAGATCCTGAACCATCGATGGAGAGAGGAAACAAATATTTTCTTGAGAATAACAGCCTGAGATCTTCCAAATCGACGAAGGGGACTTGGCCAGTTAGATTCAAGCTGTTTTTGCGGAGATCAATTGCCACATTTCCTGTGTATCGCGAAGTTTTAAAGAGACCTTTGACCTGTTTAAAATAAAGGAAACCTTCCTTGTATTGCATTTCAGTGTTCACTTTCCCGAGAGGGAAATCTTCTATCCAGAAATCATCATTGTTGATATCCATTTTGATTGTTCCATAAGAACTATCACCCGCCGTATTCCCTTTTACTTTTCCCGCTCCTTCTAATTTTAATTTTGCTAAGTTTTGGACGTCGGAAAAATCGACGTGATCTCCCTCGTAATCGATATTAAAACCCTTGGAGTAGTTAATTGTCCCTGAAGATCTACCCGTTGAGGATT from Bdellovibrionales bacterium harbors:
- a CDS encoding sigma-70 family RNA polymerase sigma factor — encoded protein: MVSFEDLYKQYAKLVFTVANRIVLSAPVAEEIVQETFIRCFGKLSEIRQENPKYWLVKVATNLSLDEIRRRRSRGSDLFSTLSRAFPLFTTTIGTRVSNRQRSQLILEKLSSDERALVVLRLTYDYSYSEIADILELPEGTVKSKISRLLDKLREEVKEVE
- a CDS encoding serine/threonine protein kinase; its protein translation is MKNIGRYQILREIGRGAMGHVYLAYDPYLNMQVAIKTLPQNIPADEIQPEVYHRFINEAHYLAKINHPHVVRIFDVCPDDKNPYISMEYIDGSELTVLLEGRREIDIKKSLRIMIQICQGLHAIHAANLIHRDLKPANIMLDSNEHIKIMDFGIVKDQNSQQHLTKNLTGSPCSMSPEQIRGDTLDLRSDIFSLGIIFYQLLTGIHPFLGNTLGQTFSNISYAEPLPPSQINKKIPSTADRIILKCLKKSVSDRYSNALLLEQELRKVQPSDSKNPQSERTSKGVLAISTFVFLLSTIYFTLFHWNPSKNRGPANNDTGIESHQPNPVRSPPKKRSPMKTKESQSSRISYVDLLEKCQDYPCDRVDSPCAGLHAKTTKGDQKLKLSGCLQAISDRLKKISTEYPSVSCGDSICTFLEKRCGICTEDCGHADFNPNLPACINLHIPEAHNQASTPYRQEQIHAARIIYDDCYFRLNSKELTTPSFAKSQTECLLLKNNEIIEECSEFINGQNNADLSKKARFLVCIVNGGQIKVLNKNEQ
- a CDS encoding serine hydrolase; protein product: MKTIMLRVSMVMLMVSCANPGSPIKNWNPQEIEQTNSELGESIDLGYAKKIADISYHAEPVSDPRFNKLDVYFQNTTERKPVVIYVHGGGWAGPDVIDGDKENLQKNEKLPKSLIENGFVIASINRRGLNLQLNGPTGNSERTTYEDQAVDVARAVKWISLNAEKFGGDSTRIVLFGFSSGAHLVTLTASNKRYFQEQNITQGTVKAVIAVDFHAYDVPLAIRLMAGTSLEQEINALKTIFGKTEAEQKKASPSEYVNDSITPPMLLFSAGFKDGSQQDVSNLGSSAFKDKLLLGKRICQHQHFEEKDHTQLILDYGSAKDDGLSSALISFLNDKLVPRAIESLPEKLKSTISSIVLPMVDPTGSDSNKSPGFVIGIVSPKYSEVLGFGTKKIGESLTPDGDTFYGIGSVSKIFTGIMLAQEVVSKRMDPKKSLVTYFKDPIKSDLSPSITLEQAISHTSGLSSYPENVSSFRDEDKDGIGDSLEWSPARHYERTQLLACLQGGGCRPNPAKIGTFLYSNLGITLVSLTLEDTLGASNFDELLKINFSRSLGMDDTGTNTPAFIENTTSRKAQGYRADLSSLDPLPFSDMGCMAGAGEIISTANNMNRLLEHLVGLRESHLKDAIGLAIKPLATVGPDQTIGYAIDIKKDQTGTTFYSKDGATRSSQAYVIWRNDLKIGVVVMSNSGSAKVKAVGTAVINAIANP
- a CDS encoding trypsin-like peptidase domain-containing protein, with translation MINRNLIHKLSRIFSVTSIFLLWSPITEALSSRDPLCIQPKVIYGVDNRQEYYEIKDPLVKELADSTLALVDRGQLQNLPGAKYKLGGRQYGSAYGLCTTEPYFNQQISAFCTGFLVAPNLVATAGHCVRSQAECQNTQLVFGFALRGPEAQDDIFDDQQVYSCVELIKSEIANSGADYAVIRIDRKAIGRSSLELRTQGELSLGDEVFVVGHPSGLPVKIAGGARVRAINAEFYVANLDTYGGNSGSPVFNSKTGQVEGILVRGETDYITKNGCNISNSCTNDGCRGEDFTKIRHVVEAIK
- a CDS encoding BamA/TamA family outer membrane protein, translating into MALGASSSNERIPQGVEFPNEEVIVERESEYSLIKSEFRFPVYNSLGGVVFYDGGAVQVSGHHFERPYRHAAGFGVRFNTPVGPVSLDIGFKLDRIKERNEDPWRLHFFIGSF
- a CDS encoding BamA/TamA family outer membrane protein: MFSLFVPSIIALSFAFAFPAIAQTLKIHGAQPEIIEFLRKKSPELFDNSSSLSEIDLLVRLLMEHGSFERVSAYRGPEGNISVEAQAIKLLSGIRVTGNRIASTTALLEIIELKEGDKFDKRKITESGERLKAFYSEQGYFNAIVEIRFANASDGRLEASFVIDEQSPCKVSAVEFTTLNPYLRQRLQYRSHKYRHQALTAVVLQNIKLTSEEFLKNERFLSAVIGEPEITYDADRTSASLTYSIQDPYKYDRQVIGYKQLSIFDISRELNPLDAAPNGGDPISEAAERIRKKYLASGFAHAQVSTEIIEDNKQFLRKARILIYEGPRVLIAQLDVSGRISRNPQYYAALIRNNSSELIKSGYFSRIDIELGHKNLINELRNQGFLKARIQSLRTEFTNKKSEAKIKIVMDEGPLTQVKKVDFLGIKAFNEAELNEVVTVHSNAPLRLSTIEESINRLKSFYLSRGFLEMKIENINNQLVEYNEKGTQAIVRFEILEGPKIIVSAINLEGNKFTKDYVILREIEFSIGETLTPEKIEDSQMRLNRLGIFSQVRIRTLEEGTSISQRTVLISLRERDPGLFKIGVGADSERDLTLRQFTSVSFNNIEGTARTIAARLELGYNPDQVKYLTHRATIGYLEPFLFSTRTRGRINFTRQQQISNFNDVTLLTEISDSSRVDFLLERDLARNFKLTWTLWSLDSVKTFERYGNCLDGQPGKCPDQIDRIALLGPTLDYDLRDNPFVPTRGSHVRWNLSYSDPAFGSSSDVNFVKSEISYTYLWNLGSPSLVWANQLRHGNVSNLSTLPGSKVPVSQIFYLGGTSSIRGFGGF